Part of the Henckelia pumila isolate YLH828 chromosome 2, ASM3356847v2, whole genome shotgun sequence genome is shown below.
CAAAGAGCAAATATAAGGGGCTATCTGAGCTGCTGACTTTCCAAACGGGAGGAATCAGAGAAACACTGGAGATAAACAACATAGACAAGAGATAGTACATAGAATAGAATCTGACTTTCTTATAGATTAGGGggcaaaattcaaatttaacaAGAACCTGCCAGATAAGGAAACCTTGATTTCCTATAGATTATAATCCGGAGCATCTCGAATTTTATTCCCATTTGAAATAtgatttcattaaaaaaaaatccgcaTCTCTATTCCAAATTAATATAGGATTCCATGTCAATAACTGAACGGTCTTAATCAGCACTTCAGATAATAAATAAGCCTGATATTCACTTAAGAGATCGTAAACAGTAGTGTCCAAGTATCGTGCTCGATTACTGCAAGTGAAGAGTGAACACTTTCTGGCTCCCTCAAAATAATCATATGAAAATGAATATAAGTCTCtgctataaaatattttttaaaattacataTTTTATAATGGACATACAGTAAAGCTCTTTCATGGCAGAGAGTTTCTCTACGGATAAATTTTTTAAGTAAATTGAGTATAATTTAACTATTTTTGTGCTCATAAAAAACAAGTGTCATTCTTCGATGTGATATGTCTAAAGCATATGATTGAGAATGTTATAAGGCCCCAATTGTGAGTTTTTGATTGCTCCAGAACAGTGATGGCGGAGTTGATATGACTTGGTGGCAAGATAAAATAACCGCATGATGGCATGAGTGTCATTCATGATATAAAGGAGTTCATAATCACTGTTATAACCACCCAGCGAAGATCAAAGAGAGAAACATAAGAACAAGAAAACCTAATTCTACGAACTCATATAGCAATAGAAATGTCTATAAATGGACACGCATGGTGACACCATACTGAAAGGATAAATATAATCAGGAAATAGCATTGAAGCGTTTGTTAGACAATATCAAGAAGCCATCACTGAGTAGTCGGACCTTGAAAAACAATATATTGACATTTTTGCTTACAGCAAAAACAAAGACAGtagaaacattttcttttttttaggaAAAGATATTATATTCtatataaggataataatcCAAACAAGCACACCTCCCAAAGGCCAAAATTATACGTACATGAATCCATCCGAGTGGAAAAAGACTTTGTTTGTCCTGCACTTCAAATATTTCTTCCTCATTTGTGGCTTGGCACTGCTTGACCAAATGATTAAAATGAAATTCAGACGCTGTGAACTTTTTGTCAGGTGTTTGTTCATATGTAAGAGGCAAACTCTGGCTTACCGAGTCTGATGTTGATTCTTGCTTTGGAATAATTAGAGCTGTGATGTAGAATTTTCTGTTTCTCTGTGAAAAAAAACAGGTGTGTTCAAAAGAATGCATCCAGTAAATAATGCTATAAATCTGAAATTATGGCTTCAGTGATTGTTAAACATTAAAATAGAATATTTAAATGGTTTGGTATGTACTTACAAGCGAACCTGCAAGAATCCCGCATGTTTCTAAGTTTTTATCTGTGTTGGACTTGGCCAGCTTCATAAAACTGTCCATCATTTGGGTTGACTGATGAAAGAATAAGCAACAATGAGTATCTATACTTTTCTAAGTTTCTTTACTGTGGAAGCTTAATACAAACATTAGATATTTTTGCAGAGAAATCAAGTTCACGTCGAAAATGGAACATTCAAATTGAAGAACTATTCGATAGCacttgatttcagatttttttaaaaaaacacagaACATTCAGATCGAAAAACAATACGCTGACACCTTACAATGTGCAACTGCAGAGGATCTTCAGAGCGAATAAAAGAGACGCTGGAAGAATTCTCCTGCCCACATTCGGTCATAGTCTCAGTATCTGGAGGTGAGGTGGGGATAAGATCCTGTACATCTACTAGAACAGGAGGTGGCGAAGGTTGTCTAATAATTTCTGTTTGCGGTGCGACTTCAAGAGGTTCAAAAGAGATTAATGAATCAAATTCTTGATTCTTTATTGGTTGACTGTCGTTTTTAGGCTGAACTACAGGTTCCAAAACAATTCTTTCTTGTTCTGAACTTCCACCATCAATTCCTGTCATAGTTCCATCTTTGATAGAAAGTTGAGTGCTATTGTCCCTACAAGGATCCCAAACATGTTAAATCACCATGTCCATCAacaaatcataaacatgcagcATATTACTAAAGCTATTAAAAGTTCTCAAAAACCAAGATATATATGTACATTACGAAGAGTGTTCCCTAAAACTtatgaaacaataaaatcaagaggcaaaaaaatctaaaattttggtTCAGATACATTAGTTAACCTTGGAACCTCAATTGGAGTAAAGTCATCATTTCTAGGATATTGAACCtgcaaaaaatgaaaattatatgTATCTAAAAAAAATTGCTTTCATGATGCATATTCATCAACGAATTGTCAGGGCCACCTTATGAATAGAAGGAGGTTGCCATTGTCCACGAAGCCCATTGGGGCCCAAAATAGAATGTCTAATTAGAGTTTCCTCCTTTGGGCGGGGAATACTGATTGATCTGCCCAAAAAAGCATGAAAACATTAGTTTTAAGTTTAGGTCAATTTTTAGGGGAAAAATAGAATGTCTAGAGAGAGTGCTAGTATCATGATATAAAACTGTATTCATATGTATGCCATAAACATTCACAAATCAGTTGATCCTTGAATGGATCCAATTGATTCAAACCAGTATGTACAATGTTGTAGATTGTAATGTTAGACTAATCTTTATTGCCTCCAGGAATCTGTCAGAAATGATCATTTTTAAATCCTTTCAAATACTTTTCGAAGAAAGTGAGACCAAAATCAACATTTTACACGGTAAAAGCAAAAACAAGTTTCACAAATTGCTTCAGTTTCcaattagtgattttcaaaagGAACAGAAATTAAAGAATTCCATATTTAGGATCACATTCTACAATGGGAAATGTGGCTTTTAGTTGAGGGAATGACCAGGATTTCCAGCCACAATAAAATGTAATTATGCATACAATACGTAATTTTACAAACCAGTGCCTACTTCTGCAAGAAGAAATTAAGCTTTTAAAACTAAATGTTTTCTGCTGCTGAGAAGATCGACAGAGTTAACTTAAAACTGCTTACATTTTACTGAGATGATCTTCTACCGGTTTTGCAAGCAAATGAACCTTCGATCCTTGATATCCAAGTTCGACAGCAGCAGGCTCTAGACTCTATCAAACACAAAATAATTTGGTAAACACGTAGCTCATGGGAAACAATATAAAGCTGACACCTTCAATTCAGCATTTAATTTAACTTGAAAAAAAACTTTCAGACTCTAAGCTAATTTAAAATCGAATGGGCATCCAAATGACAGCAGACATTACAAATCAACAAGATGGGGACTGAAGTACCTTCTTTGTATTATTATAATCACTCCAGTTTTGCTGCTTCAAATAAGGTATTTGAACTGAAGATTCCCAAGTTTCATTTTGCCGAAAATATCGGCCATCATTTTTCTGACTAATTTGTTTTTCGTGCAACTCCTTAATCTTTATTTGAACAGCTGGCTTTAGTT
Proteins encoded:
- the LOC140880423 gene encoding AMSH-like ubiquitin thioesterase 1 produces the protein MARSSHDGSINISATTKKIAVDNRISIRFYFRIADNILKQADIFREEKNVVDLYVMLLRFSSLVSETIPCHKDYRTSAHGNKVYLKRRLIAALTELEKLKPAVQIKIKELHEKQISQKNDGRYFRQNETWESSVQIPYLKQQNWSDYNNTKKSLEPAAVELGYQGSKVHLLAKPVEDHLSKISISIPRPKEETLIRHSILGPNGLRGQWQPPSIHKVQYPRNDDFTPIEVPRDNSTQLSIKDGTMTGIDGGSSEQERIVLEPVVQPKNDSQPIKNQEFDSLISFEPLEVAPQTEIIRQPSPPPVLVDVQDLIPTSPPDTETMTECGQENSSSVSFIRSEDPLQLHISTQMMDSFMKLAKSNTDKNLETCGILAGSLRNRKFYITALIIPKQESTSDSCQATNEEEIFEVQDKQSLFPLGWIHTHPTQSCFMSSIDIHTHYSYQIMLPEAIAIVMAPKDYSRNHGIFRLTSGGMTVIRECPRRGFHSHDPPSDGSSIYRHCTDVYMDSNLRFDVMDLR